Part of the Scylla paramamosain isolate STU-SP2022 chromosome 15, ASM3559412v1, whole genome shotgun sequence genome, TATAATGTAGGTAGAACATTTAAGGTTTCGTATTACAATGTGACCACTGGCAAATATATTCACAGTATATGCTATAATTGTCATTATGtcaatattgttatttttattgggACTGTGATTACAATTTTATGGTCAGTGTTGAAACATTTGCTTTTAAGAATTGTACAAGAGAAGCGTTCAGGTGCTGCTGAGTCACTAATGCCTCACAACAGTTTCAGCCACACGTGTCATTCTACACTGTAGCATGTAGTTGGGGACATCCAGACTGATCGTGGCGGAGATGCACTGCTGATCCGATCAAGTCTTGAATCGCCTCTTGCGCCTCCTGCGGGCATGAAAGAAGCTGTGTTCCGCCCTCCTGAAGCGTCTGTTTCGTATCCTGTTGGCCTGAAATCATGTAGAGAGAAACAATTAAAGACAAATTAATTGTCCATCTTAATTTAGGAGGGACAGTTCTGCCAGTAAAATGATGCCCAGCTTATGATATTAacagtacttttttttcgggAGAACTCATCAACAATTTCAGTATCTAGAATAATAGCTACTCACAGGAGTAAGGTTGAAAGGAGGTTTGAAGGCCCAGCTCAGGAGGTGGTGACCCTGCCAGAGCCAAGCCACAGCAGCAGGGCCGTGGCGGGACGTCATCTCATCTGTATACAGCATTACCTGCCACCAGTGCCAAAAAGGATCACTACGACACACAGCATGAGAAAACAAGAAGGCAAGATAATTATGGCCTATTGACCTTTACAAACGGTTCTTGAAACTTAAACTCAAGAtcagtggaagaaaggaaaagaactatCAGTTCTTCAGATAATATTTCACAATAATCATTCATTCCAAACTGGAGATTCATTACATATACATTCACATTATTAAGAGCATAAGCGAATATAGAACTATCAGGAAGTAAGTGTAGTTTCTGTAATGAtgactattatatatatatatatatatatatatatatatatatatatatatatatatatatatatatatatatatatatatatatatatatatatatatatatatatatatatatatatatatatatatatatatatatatatatatatatatatataaaatgtcatGGACGTATATGCATTTGATAATTATAGGCCAGTTGATCATCAGGAAAGTACTCTATCATCCACAcctcccatgtgtgtgtgtgtgtgtgagttcatCCCTACACACCTGCATGTACAAGGAAGGCAGGATGACAGTAATATTGATCACCCAGAAGAGAAGCATCGCCTTGGCCATGATGAGCCATTCCCACCAGTGCAGGCGTGCCGCCCACTCCACCACTTGGGAAATAGACAGAGGCGCGGGGTCCACACTGATGAACACGTCCTCCTGCTCTGCCATgcctcgcgcgcgcgcgcacgcacacacacacacacacacacacacacacacacacacacacacacacacacacacacactaacagtaATAAGGCGTCAATTCccacattcactcattcatacagaaatctactctctctctctctctctctctctctctctctctctctctctctctctctctctctctctctctctctgttatgcaATTGGTGATTTGATATCTGtggataaaattaataataatgtttaataataataataataataataataataataataataataataataataataatacatccgTATCCGtcgaagaatctctctctctctctctctctctctctctctctctctctctctctctctctctctctctctctctctctctctctatcctcctcctcctcattatcatcattttccttcgcTTCGTCTTCCATGCGTAATTTCACCTTTCCACGTATTTCCACTCTTTCTTTACATCCCACATTCTTTAAATTATCTCCTCTACTCTTCTTCCCATTCatgccctccctctccttcgctCCCTCTCTTGCGATAACACGGGTCACACCTGCAGTCGGCTCAGTGGAAACGACTGTTTAGAACGCTGTGAAGAGACTggtgtgttttcatggttttcatGAGACgagaagggagtgaaggttAGTGGAGGTTCAGGTGTGTAGTGGAGCGAATTGGAAGGTGGCAAGAGAGTGGAAcagatagatgtgtgtgtgtgtgtgtgtgtgtgtgtgtgtgtgtgtgtgtgtggtgttctgTCAGACCGAGGAAGTAACGGAAGTACACCatagaccacacacacacacacacacacacacacacacacacacacacaccagtaccgTTTATCAATGGGGACTTAACCACGTAAAGAAGGGCCATATGTTGAAATATgactgagagggagagggggtaggGAGATGATGCTCATGGTTACAGTTCTGAGTTTTATTACTTGTTCATATTTCAGTGTCGCCATGAACGAGAGGAAtaatagcatatatatatatatatatatatatatatatatatatatatatatatatatatatatatatatatatatatatatatatatatatatatatatatatatatatatatttatttatttatttatttatttatttattattattattattttttttttcatatagattcCCACAGTTTCACCAACTGGAAGTGTTGTTATGACAATTGTTCGCTGTGATGACCATTATTGCgttcctttctgtctgtctctctctctctctctctctctctctctctctctggtgacaaCAGTACCAACATAAAATTGCAAGTCATACCTCGCAGCGAGTTTATtagagcgacacacacacacacgcacacacacacaaacacacacacacacacacacacacacacacacacacacacacacacacacacacacacacacacacacacgagggttGTTGGATTGGAATATTAGTATTCGTATTATGAAAGCATATTTCTACTTGTAttcatattactactattcGAAATACGGATATATGTTTTCATATCTATTAGTTTCCGTTGAATAATCAGGTAATTATTTGTAATCGCATCATTAGAAAGTTTTACATTTAACTGATGAATCAAGTTTTgaaagagatggatagatactcggagagagagagagagagagagagagagagagagagagagagagagagagagagagagagagagagagagagagagagagagagagagagagagagagagagagagagagagactaaatcgATTTTCTagattatctaaaaaaaaaaaaaaaaaaaaaaaaaaaaaatatatatatatatatatatatatatatatatatatatatatatatatatatatatatatatatatatatatatatatatatatatatatttca contains:
- the LOC135107213 gene encoding uncharacterized protein LOC135107213; amino-acid sequence: MAEQEDVFISVDPAPLSISQVVEWAARLHWWEWLIMAKAMLLFWVINITVILPSLYMQVMLYTDEMTSRHGPAAVAWLWQGHHLLSWAFKPPFNLTPANRIRNRRFRRAEHSFFHARRRRKRRFKT